A single window of Nomascus leucogenys isolate Asia chromosome 18, Asia_NLE_v1, whole genome shotgun sequence DNA harbors:
- the PRSS27 gene encoding serine protease 27 → MRRPAAVPLLLLLCFGSQGVKAATACGRHRMLNRMVGGQDAQEGEWPWQVSIQRNGSHFCGGSLIAERWVLTAAHCFPNTSETSLYEVLLGARQLVQPGPHAVYARVRRVESNPLYQGMASSADVALVELEAPVPFTNYVLPVCLPDPSVIFETGMNCWVTGWGSPSEQDLLPKPRILQKLAVPIIDTPKCNLLYSKDTDFGYQPKTIKNDMLCAGFEEGKKDACKGDSGGPLVCLVGQSWLQAGVISWGEGCARQNRPGVYIRVTAHHNWIHRILPKLQFQPARSGGQKRDTRGQETLEQSSAPSLAAHTILLVLPALLLHL, encoded by the exons ATGAGGCGGCCCGCGGCGGTGccgctcctgctgctgctgtgttTTG GGTCTCAGGGGGTCAAGGCAGCAACAG CCTGTGGGCGCCACAGGATGTTGAACCGAATGGTGGGCGGGCAGGACGCGCAGGAGGGCGAGTGGCCCTGGCAAGTCAGCATCCAGCGCAACGGAAGCCACTTCTGCGGGGGCAGCCTCATCGCGGAGCGGTGGGTCCTGACGGCCGCACACTGCTTCCCCAA CACCTCTGAGACGTCCCTGTACGAGGTCCTGCTGGGGGCAAGGCAGCTAGTGCAGCCGGGGCCACACGCTGTGTATGCCCGGGTGAGGCGGGTGGAGAGTAACCCCCTGTACCAGGGCATGGCCTCCAGCGCCGACGTGGCCCTGGTGGAGCTGGAGGCACCAGTGCCCTTCACCAATTACGTCCTCCCCGTGTGCCTGCCTGACCCCTCGGTGATCTTTGAGACGGGCATGAACTGCTGGGTCACTGGCTGGGGCAGCCCCAGTGAGCAAG ACCTCCTGCCCAAACCGCGGATCCTGCAGAAACTCGCTGTGCCCATCATCGACACGCCCAAGTGCAACCTGCTTTACAGCAAAGACACCGACTTCGGCTACCAACCCAAAACCATCAAGAATGACATGCTGTGCGCCGGCTTCGAAGAGGGCAAGAAGGACGCCTGCAAG GGCGACTCGGGCGGCCCCCTGGTGTGCCTCGTGGGTCAGTCGTGGCTGCAGGCCGGGGTGATCAGCTGGGGTGAGGGCTGCGCCCGCCAGAACCGCCCAGGTGTCTACATCCGTGTCACCGCCCACCACAACTGGATCCATCGGATCCTCCCCAAACTGCAGTTCCAGCCAGCGAGGTCGGGCGGCCAGAAGCGGGACACCCGGGGCCAGGAGACCCTTGAGCAGAGctctgcacccagcctggctgccCACACCATCCTGTTGGTCCTCCCAGCGCTGCTGTTGCACCTGTGA